The Tautonia rosea genome includes a window with the following:
- a CDS encoding phytoene/squalene synthase family protein: MTDALDASYRFCGDLSRREAKNFYYSFLLLPPRLRRSMCALYAFLRHTDDLADEPGSIDAKRSSLLSWRVELDRALDGNPIAWPGLPALADAVQQHSIPPKFLHAVIDGVEMDLEPRPFSTFQDLHAYCYRVASAVGLCCIHIWGYNSEGGRAEKLAEACGIALQLTNILRDVREDAELGRVYLPMEDLDRFGVSPDELRSPVPSDRLRQLLAFEGRRAYDYYGEASPLIRLVAPVGRPVLAAIVNIYRALLDEIARRDYDVLAARVALPPWRKAAITVGALTGRLARPVPRPEGLLP, translated from the coding sequence ATGACCGACGCACTCGACGCCAGCTACCGATTCTGCGGCGACCTCTCCCGACGCGAAGCGAAGAATTTCTATTACAGTTTCCTCTTGCTCCCCCCTCGCCTCCGGCGGTCGATGTGCGCGCTCTACGCCTTTCTACGACACACCGATGACCTGGCCGACGAACCCGGCTCGATCGACGCCAAGCGCTCCAGCCTCCTCTCCTGGCGAGTCGAACTCGACCGCGCCCTCGACGGGAACCCGATCGCCTGGCCCGGCCTCCCCGCCCTGGCCGACGCGGTTCAGCAACACAGCATCCCGCCGAAGTTCCTCCACGCCGTCATCGACGGCGTCGAAATGGACCTCGAACCCCGCCCCTTCTCCACCTTTCAAGACTTGCACGCCTATTGCTACCGGGTCGCCTCGGCCGTCGGGCTGTGCTGCATTCATATCTGGGGATACAATTCTGAAGGCGGCCGCGCCGAAAAGCTGGCCGAAGCCTGCGGCATCGCCCTGCAACTGACCAACATCCTCCGCGACGTTCGAGAAGATGCCGAGCTTGGCCGCGTCTACCTGCCGATGGAAGATCTCGACCGCTTCGGCGTCTCTCCCGATGAGCTCAGGTCCCCCGTCCCCAGCGACCGCCTTCGCCAACTCCTGGCCTTCGAAGGCCGCCGCGCCTACGACTATTACGGCGAGGCCAGCCCCCTGATCCGCCTCGTCGCCCCCGTCGGACGCCCGGTCCTGGCCGCGATCGTCAACATCTATCGTGCGCTGCTCGATGAGATCGCCCGCCGCGATTACGACGTCCTCGCCGCCCGGGTCGCCCTTCCCCCCTGGCGCAAGGCGGCCATCACCGTCGGCGCGCTCACCGGACGCCTCGCCCGACCCGTCCCCAGACCAGAGGGTCTGCTCCCGTGA
- the hpnC gene encoding squalene synthase HpnC — protein MPSFADDLRRFGPDSSVRVSRDEALAYCAALTRSHYENFSVVTWLTPPHLVPAFQAIYAFCRWSDDLGDEVGDRARATELLSWWRDELRQMDAGTPRHPVMIALRDVVAEFDIPLTPFEALISAFEQDQIITDYDSYDQLLDYCTRSANPVGHLILYLGRVHTPEHVQRSDATCTALQLANFWQDVSRDLDIGRVYLPREDRERFGYPDDDLHARRFSPAFARLLAFQVERTRALFRLGAPLADALPGRLAVDVELFTRGGLAILDRIEAQGFDVFRRRPTVGKAAKLGLLLRAILARSLRFKHPRVNTFSSHVADPAADAVSGPLPSVNRSEARP, from the coding sequence ATGCCGTCTTTCGCCGACGATCTCCGCCGGTTCGGGCCTGATTCCTCAGTGCGTGTCTCGCGCGACGAGGCCCTGGCCTACTGCGCTGCACTTACGAGATCGCACTACGAGAACTTCAGCGTCGTCACCTGGCTCACCCCCCCGCACCTCGTCCCTGCCTTCCAGGCCATTTACGCCTTCTGCCGCTGGTCCGACGACCTTGGCGACGAGGTCGGCGACCGCGCCCGAGCCACCGAGCTGCTCTCCTGGTGGCGGGACGAACTCCGGCAGATGGACGCCGGCACCCCTCGCCATCCCGTCATGATTGCCCTCCGCGACGTGGTTGCCGAGTTCGACATCCCCCTTACCCCCTTCGAGGCCCTCATCTCCGCCTTCGAGCAGGATCAAATCATCACCGACTACGACTCGTATGACCAACTGCTCGACTATTGCACCCGATCGGCCAACCCCGTCGGCCACCTTATCCTCTACCTCGGACGGGTCCACACTCCCGAGCATGTTCAACGCTCCGACGCCACCTGTACCGCCCTGCAACTGGCCAACTTCTGGCAAGACGTCTCCCGAGACCTCGACATCGGCCGCGTCTACCTCCCCCGCGAAGACCGCGAGCGCTTCGGCTACCCCGACGACGACCTGCACGCTCGCCGCTTCTCCCCGGCCTTTGCCCGATTACTCGCCTTCCAGGTCGAGCGGACCCGAGCCTTGTTCCGCCTCGGCGCTCCCCTGGCCGATGCCCTGCCCGGCCGCCTGGCGGTCGATGTCGAGTTGTTCACCCGGGGCGGCCTGGCCATTCTCGACCGGATCGAGGCTCAGGGCTTCGACGTCTTCCGCCGTCGGCCAACCGTCGGCAAGGCGGCCAAGCTCGGCCTGCTGCTTCGCGCGATCCTTGCCCGATCGCTCCGCTTCAAACACCCTCGTGTGAACACCTTCTCAAGCCACGTTGCAGACCCCGCCGCCGACGCCGTCTCCGGTCCCCTTCCCTCCGTCAATCGCTCGGAGGCCCGCCCATGA